In the Pseudomonas sp. ADAK2 genome, one interval contains:
- a CDS encoding cytochrome c oxidase subunit 3 — translation MATHEHYYVPAQSKWPIIATVGMFVTVFGLATWFNDLKAARPESHGPLIFFVGGLLLAYMLFGWFGTVIKESRQGLYSAQMDRSFRWGMSWFIFSEVMFFIAFFGALFYVRHVSGPALGGEGPKGIAHMLWPNFEFVWPLLNNPDSKLFPPPKEVISPWGLPLINTILLVSSSVTVTIAHHALKKGHRGALKIWLAITVLLGCGFLALQAEEYIHAYHELGLTLGSGIYGATFFMLTGFHGAHVTIGTIILFVMLMRIMRGHFDNEHQFAFEAASWYWHFVDVVWIGLFVFVYVL, via the coding sequence ATGGCAACTCATGAACACTATTACGTACCGGCCCAGAGCAAATGGCCGATCATCGCCACGGTCGGTATGTTCGTCACGGTGTTCGGCCTGGCGACCTGGTTCAACGACCTCAAGGCCGCCCGCCCGGAATCCCACGGCCCACTGATCTTTTTCGTCGGCGGCCTGCTACTGGCGTACATGCTGTTCGGCTGGTTCGGCACGGTGATCAAGGAAAGTCGCCAGGGCTTGTACAGCGCGCAGATGGATCGCTCGTTCCGCTGGGGCATGAGCTGGTTCATTTTCTCCGAGGTGATGTTCTTCATCGCCTTCTTCGGTGCGCTGTTTTATGTGCGCCACGTGTCCGGCCCGGCGCTCGGCGGTGAAGGTCCGAAAGGCATCGCCCACATGCTTTGGCCGAACTTCGAGTTTGTCTGGCCACTGCTGAACAACCCCGATTCGAAACTCTTTCCGCCACCCAAGGAAGTCATCAGCCCCTGGGGCCTGCCGCTGATCAACACCATTTTGCTGGTCAGCTCCAGCGTCACCGTGACCATCGCCCACCATGCCTTGAAAAAGGGTCATCGCGGCGCGCTGAAAATCTGGCTGGCGATTACCGTGTTGCTGGGTTGCGGCTTCCTCGCCCTGCAGGCCGAAGAATACATTCACGCCTACCACGAACTGGGCCTGACCCTGGGCTCGGGCATTTACGGCGCGACGTTCTTCATGCTCACCGGCTTCCACGGCGCCCACGTGACCATCGGCACCATCATCCTGTTCGTGATGCTGATGCGGATCATGCGCGGGCACTTCGATAACGAGCACCAATTCGCCTTCGAAGCGGCGAGTTGGTACTGGCACTTCGTGGACGTGGTGTGGATCGGATTGTTCGTTTTCGTCTACGTGCTGTGA
- a CDS encoding twin transmembrane helix small protein, producing the protein MLKAAIVLMLIATVVSLFSGLFFLVKDDSSSNRLVIALSIRVALAATTVGLIAWGFFSGQLVSHAPW; encoded by the coding sequence ATGCTCAAAGCAGCCATCGTCCTGATGCTGATTGCCACGGTTGTCAGCCTGTTCAGCGGCCTGTTTTTTCTGGTCAAGGACGACAGCAGCTCGAACCGCCTGGTCATCGCCCTGAGTATTCGTGTGGCCCTGGCCGCGACCACCGTCGGCTTGATTGCCTGGGGGTTTTTCAGCGGCCAATTGGTTTCTCATGCGCCGTGGTAA
- a CDS encoding SURF1 family protein, producing the protein MKRFRPGVVPTIVVAFLLPLLVSLGFWQLSRGAEKSALLQTYAERRAAEPMASAELLNTQDPAFRRVRLHGEFDAEHSLLLDNRQRDGKVGVELLQPFHDQATGLWLLVNRGWLPWPDRRTPPQFKTPTQALSLDAWVYVSPGATFQLHADPSTTTWPQVITAVEPAKLWTTLNREGFAYELREETGPASYQADWPVVAMGPEKHIAYAVQWFAMAIALLGLFIYLGWHNAKEKHHGSGHESTQHV; encoded by the coding sequence ATGAAGCGCTTTCGGCCGGGCGTCGTGCCAACCATCGTCGTGGCGTTTCTGTTGCCGCTGCTGGTGTCACTGGGGTTCTGGCAGTTGAGCCGGGGCGCGGAGAAAAGCGCGCTGCTGCAAACCTACGCCGAGCGCCGGGCGGCCGAGCCGATGGCCAGTGCCGAGCTGCTGAACACACAAGATCCAGCCTTTCGCCGGGTGCGTCTGCACGGTGAATTCGATGCCGAGCACAGCCTGCTGCTGGATAACCGTCAGCGCGACGGCAAGGTTGGCGTTGAGCTGCTGCAACCGTTTCACGATCAGGCCACCGGCCTTTGGCTGCTGGTCAATCGCGGCTGGCTGCCGTGGCCGGACCGGCGCACGCCGCCGCAATTCAAAACGCCCACTCAGGCATTGAGCCTTGATGCCTGGGTCTACGTGTCCCCCGGCGCGACTTTCCAGCTGCACGCTGATCCGAGCACCACAACCTGGCCTCAGGTCATCACCGCCGTCGAGCCCGCCAAACTCTGGACGACACTGAACCGTGAAGGCTTTGCCTACGAATTACGTGAAGAAACCGGCCCCGCGTCCTACCAGGCCGACTGGCCGGTGGTGGCCATGGGGCCGGAGAAACACATCGCTTATGCCGTGCAGTGGTTCGCCATGGCGATCGCCCTGCTCGGCCTTTTTATCTATCTCGGCTGGCACAACGCAAAGGAGAAACACCATGGGAGCGGCCATGAATCCACCCAACATGTCTGA
- a CDS encoding COX15/CtaA family protein → MAKPGFRLALFATLLALIVVLLGAYTRLTHAGLGCPDWPGCYGFISVPKSEAQLAHAELHFPDTPVVAHKGWNEMIHRYFAGTLGLLISVLAGRAWVHRRHPGQPVKLPLFLLAVVFAQAAFGMWTVTLKLWPQVVTGHLLGGFATLSLLFLLTLRLSGVLPALTVPKRLQYWATAGLLLVILQIALGGWVSSNYAAVACIDFPTCHGQWLPPADFANGFHLTQHIGPNYLGGQLDSDARTAIHLTHRIGALLVTLVLLGLAWQLKVVGMTRLAGLVLIALGAQITLGISNVLFHLPLPIAVAHNAGGAALLLTMVLVNYHARTSLVRVKQQAPARWRFSPRKHSAGPITIKGEMPWRF, encoded by the coding sequence ATGGCCAAACCTGGATTTCGCCTCGCGCTGTTTGCCACCTTGCTGGCACTGATTGTGGTGTTGCTCGGCGCCTATACTCGCCTGACCCACGCTGGCCTCGGCTGCCCGGACTGGCCGGGCTGTTATGGCTTTATCAGCGTGCCGAAAAGCGAAGCCCAACTGGCCCATGCCGAATTGCATTTCCCTGACACACCGGTCGTTGCCCACAAGGGCTGGAACGAGATGATCCACCGCTACTTCGCCGGTACCCTGGGGCTGTTGATCTCGGTGCTGGCCGGTCGCGCCTGGGTGCATCGGCGGCATCCTGGGCAACCGGTGAAGTTGCCGCTGTTTCTATTGGCTGTCGTCTTTGCTCAGGCGGCATTCGGTATGTGGACGGTGACGCTCAAGCTCTGGCCGCAGGTGGTCACCGGGCATTTGCTCGGCGGCTTTGCGACCTTGAGCCTGCTGTTTTTACTGACCTTGCGATTGTCCGGCGTATTGCCGGCGCTGACCGTGCCCAAGCGTTTGCAGTACTGGGCAACCGCAGGCTTGCTCCTTGTGATCCTGCAAATCGCCCTCGGCGGCTGGGTCAGTTCCAACTATGCGGCGGTGGCGTGCATCGACTTCCCGACCTGTCACGGCCAATGGCTGCCACCCGCCGATTTCGCCAACGGCTTTCACCTGACCCAACACATCGGCCCGAACTACCTCGGCGGGCAACTGGACAGCGATGCCCGCACGGCGATTCACCTGACTCACCGCATCGGCGCCTTGTTAGTGACGCTGGTGCTACTGGGCCTGGCCTGGCAATTGAAAGTGGTCGGCATGACCCGCCTCGCGGGCCTGGTGCTGATCGCCCTCGGCGCGCAAATCACCCTCGGCATCAGCAACGTGCTGTTTCACCTGCCGCTCCCCATCGCTGTCGCCCACAACGCTGGCGGTGCGGCGTTGTTGCTGACCATGGTGCTGGTCAATTATCACGCGCGAACCAGTCTGGTTCGGGTCAAGCAACAAGCTCCTGCGCGCTGGCGGTTCAGCCCGCGTAAACATTCAGCCGGGCCCATAACAATAAAAGGAGAAATGCCATGGCGGTTCTGA
- the cyoE gene encoding heme o synthase, producing the protein MAVLIGERHSQAIWRDYLELTKPKVVVLMLITSLVGMFLATRAGVPWTVLVFGNLGIALCAGGAAAVNHVVDRRIDAVMARTHKRPLAEGRVSPRAALTFALVLAVLGQAVLLAFTNPLTAWLTLASLLGYAVVYTGFLKRATPQNIVIGGLAGAAPPLLGWVAATGHVSAEPLLLVLIIFAWTPPHFWALAIHRKEEYAKADIPMLPVTHGEHYTKIHILLYTFALLAVSLMPYVIHMSGVLYLVCALGLGARFLQWAVVLYRGTRPHAAINTFKYSIWYLFLLFIALLVDHYLLLNL; encoded by the coding sequence ATGGCGGTTCTGATTGGCGAGCGTCACAGCCAAGCGATCTGGCGCGATTATCTGGAGCTGACCAAGCCCAAAGTGGTGGTGCTGATGCTCATCACGTCCTTGGTCGGCATGTTCCTCGCGACCCGCGCGGGGGTGCCGTGGACGGTGCTGGTGTTCGGCAACCTGGGGATCGCGTTGTGTGCCGGGGGCGCGGCGGCGGTCAATCATGTGGTGGACCGGCGGATCGATGCGGTGATGGCCCGCACGCACAAGCGGCCACTGGCTGAAGGCCGGGTGTCACCGAGGGCGGCGCTGACCTTTGCTCTGGTGCTCGCCGTATTGGGCCAAGCCGTGTTGCTGGCCTTCACCAACCCGCTGACGGCGTGGCTGACCCTCGCCTCCCTGCTCGGTTACGCCGTGGTCTACACCGGTTTCCTCAAACGTGCGACGCCGCAGAACATCGTCATTGGCGGCCTCGCCGGCGCCGCGCCGCCGCTGCTCGGCTGGGTCGCGGCTACCGGTCACGTCAGCGCCGAACCGTTGCTGCTGGTGCTGATCATCTTCGCCTGGACCCCGCCGCACTTCTGGGCCCTGGCCATTCACCGCAAAGAGGAATACGCCAAGGCTGACATCCCGATGCTGCCGGTGACCCATGGCGAGCACTACACCAAAATCCACATCCTGCTTTACACCTTCGCGCTGCTGGCGGTCAGCCTGATGCCTTATGTGATCCACATGAGCGGCGTGCTCTACCTGGTTTGTGCCCTGGGACTGGGCGCGAGGTTTCTGCAATGGGCCGTGGTGCTGTACCGTGGCACTCGGCCGCACGCGGCGATCAACACGTTCAAGTACTCTATCTGGTACTTGTTCCTGCTGTTTATCGCCCTGCTCGTAGACCACTACTTACTGTTGAACCTATGA
- a CDS encoding SCO family protein → MTRTQKTVFILVALIALVLGLTVNKVLSGKGQGDPTALIDAGIILLPQSRNLPDVTMTDVDGKPVAVNELKGKWSLLFFGYTFCPDICPTTLAQLRQIKSELPPEAVAKLQIILVSVDPNRDTPKQLKQYLGYFDPQFQGLTASSVDDIQKLANAVSIPFIPADTSKPNYTVDHSGNLAVIGPDGTQRGFIRAPLNNTKLVAQLPVMLKRQ, encoded by the coding sequence ATGACTCGAACTCAGAAAACCGTCTTCATCCTCGTCGCCCTGATCGCGCTGGTTCTGGGCCTGACCGTCAACAAGGTGCTGTCCGGCAAAGGCCAGGGCGACCCGACGGCACTGATCGACGCCGGGATTATCCTGCTGCCGCAAAGCCGCAATCTGCCAGACGTGACCATGACCGACGTGGACGGTAAACCGGTGGCGGTCAACGAGCTGAAAGGCAAGTGGAGCCTGCTGTTCTTCGGCTACACCTTCTGCCCGGACATCTGCCCGACCACCCTCGCCCAACTGCGCCAGATCAAGAGCGAACTGCCACCGGAAGCGGTGGCCAAGTTGCAGATCATCCTGGTCAGCGTCGACCCGAACCGCGACACGCCCAAGCAGCTCAAGCAATACCTGGGCTACTTCGATCCGCAGTTTCAGGGCCTGACCGCGTCGAGCGTGGATGACATCCAGAAACTGGCCAACGCCGTGAGCATTCCGTTTATCCCCGCGGACACCAGCAAGCCTAACTACACCGTTGATCACAGCGGCAACCTCGCGGTGATCGGGCCGGATGGCACGCAGCGCGGGTTTATTCGTGCGCCGCTGAACAACACGAAACTGGTGGCGCAGTTGCCGGTGATGCTCAAGCGCCAGTAA
- a CDS encoding MetQ/NlpA family ABC transporter substrate-binding protein encodes MKKLLVALAAVAAFSAQADELTVAATPVPHAEILEFVKPALAKEGVDLRIKVFTDYIQPNVQVAEKRLDANFFQHQPYLDEFNKAKGTNLVAVAGVHLEPLGAYSSKYKALTELPGGANVVIPNDATNGGRALLLLAKAGLIKLKEPNNILSTIKDITENTKDLKFRELEAATIPRVLTQVDLALINTNYALEAKLDPSKDALVIEGNDSPYVNILVARPDDKDSDAMKKLVAALHSPEVKAFILEKYKGAVLPAF; translated from the coding sequence ATGAAAAAACTACTCGTTGCATTGGCTGCAGTCGCAGCGTTTTCCGCCCAGGCCGATGAACTGACCGTTGCCGCAACCCCAGTCCCGCATGCGGAGATTCTGGAGTTCGTTAAACCGGCCCTGGCCAAAGAAGGCGTGGACCTGAGGATCAAGGTCTTCACCGATTACATCCAGCCGAACGTGCAAGTTGCCGAGAAACGCCTGGACGCCAACTTCTTCCAGCACCAGCCGTACCTGGATGAGTTCAACAAGGCCAAGGGCACCAACCTGGTAGCCGTTGCCGGTGTGCACCTGGAACCGCTGGGCGCTTACTCCAGCAAGTACAAGGCGCTGACTGAACTGCCTGGCGGCGCCAACGTGGTAATCCCGAACGACGCCACCAACGGCGGCCGTGCGCTGTTGCTGCTGGCGAAGGCTGGCCTGATCAAGTTGAAGGAACCGAACAACATCCTCTCGACCATCAAGGACATCACCGAAAACACCAAAGACCTGAAATTCCGCGAACTGGAAGCCGCGACCATCCCGCGTGTGTTGACCCAGGTCGATCTGGCGCTGATCAACACCAACTACGCGCTGGAAGCCAAGCTCGATCCGTCCAAGGATGCGCTGGTGATTGAAGGCAACGACTCGCCGTACGTGAACATCCTGGTCGCCCGTCCGGACGACAAGGACAGCGACGCGATGAAGAAACTGGTTGCTGCGCTGCACAGCCCGGAAGTGAAAGCGTTCATTCTCGAGAAGTACAAAGGCGCGGTATTGCCGGCGTTCTGA
- a CDS encoding methionine ABC transporter permease: MEALMSFFANIDWFEIWLATGDTLLMLGGSLLFTILLGLPLGVLLFLCSPRQLLESRGVYAVLSLVVNILRSLPFIILLIVMIPFTVLITGTSLGVAGAIPPLVVGATPFFGRLVETALREVDRGIIEATQAMGATTRQIITNALLPEARPGIFAAITVTAITLVSYTAMAGVVGAGGLGDLAIRFGYQRFQTDVMIVTVVLLLVLVQVLQMVGDKLVVHFSRK, encoded by the coding sequence ATGGAAGCCTTGATGAGTTTCTTCGCCAATATCGACTGGTTCGAAATCTGGCTCGCTACCGGTGACACGCTGTTGATGCTCGGCGGATCGCTGTTGTTCACCATTTTGCTGGGCCTGCCGCTGGGCGTGTTGTTGTTCCTGTGCAGCCCGCGTCAGTTGCTGGAATCCCGGGGCGTCTACGCCGTGCTGTCGCTGGTGGTGAACATCCTGCGTTCGCTGCCGTTCATCATTCTGCTGATCGTGATGATCCCGTTCACGGTGCTGATCACCGGCACTTCGCTCGGCGTCGCGGGTGCAATCCCACCGCTGGTGGTAGGCGCCACGCCGTTCTTCGGCCGTCTGGTGGAAACCGCCCTGCGTGAAGTCGATCGCGGCATCATCGAAGCGACCCAGGCCATGGGCGCGACGACCCGCCAGATCATCACCAATGCCTTGCTGCCGGAAGCCCGCCCGGGCATCTTCGCGGCGATTACGGTGACGGCGATTACACTGGTGTCCTACACGGCGATGGCCGGTGTGGTCGGTGCCGGTGGTCTGGGTGACCTGGCAATCCGTTTCGGCTACCAGCGTTTCCAGACCGATGTGATGATCGTCACCGTGGTGCTGTTGCTGGTGCTGGTGCAGGTCCTGCAGATGGTTGGCGACAAACTGGTCGTACACTTTTCCAGAAAATAA
- a CDS encoding methionine ABC transporter ATP-binding protein produces MIEFQNVHKTYRVAGKDIPALHPTSLTIDNGQVFGLIGHSGAGKSTLLRLINRLEESSGGKIFVDGEEVTALDPNSLRRFRQQVGMIFQHFNLLASKTVADNVALPLTLAGELSRSDIDRRVAELLKRVGLSDHAKKYPAQLSGGQKQRVGIARALATKPKILLCDEATSALDPQTTASVLQLLAEINRELKLTIVLITHEMDVIRRVCDQVAVMDAGVIVEQGSVADVFLHPKHPTTKRFVQESEQIDESEQRDDFAHVPGRIVRLTFQGEATYAPLLGTVARETGVDYSILAGRIDRIKDVPYGQLTLAVTGGDMEAAFALFTAADVHMEVLR; encoded by the coding sequence GTGATCGAGTTTCAAAACGTCCACAAGACTTACCGCGTCGCCGGTAAGGATATTCCCGCCCTGCATCCGACCAGTCTGACGATTGATAACGGTCAGGTCTTCGGTCTGATCGGTCATTCCGGCGCGGGAAAAAGTACCCTGCTACGTCTGATCAATCGCCTGGAAGAGTCCAGCGGCGGCAAGATTTTCGTCGATGGCGAAGAAGTCACCGCGCTCGATCCCAATAGCCTGCGGCGCTTTCGCCAGCAAGTCGGGATGATTTTCCAGCACTTCAACCTTTTGGCGTCCAAGACCGTAGCCGACAACGTCGCGTTGCCGCTGACCCTGGCCGGTGAACTGTCCCGCAGCGATATCGACCGGCGTGTGGCCGAGTTGCTCAAGCGTGTCGGCCTGTCCGACCACGCCAAGAAATACCCGGCGCAGTTGTCCGGTGGCCAGAAGCAGCGCGTCGGCATCGCCCGCGCCCTGGCGACCAAGCCGAAAATCCTGCTGTGCGACGAAGCCACCAGCGCCCTGGACCCGCAGACCACCGCGTCGGTCCTGCAATTGCTGGCCGAGATCAACCGTGAGCTGAAACTGACCATCGTCCTGATCACCCACGAGATGGACGTGATTCGTCGGGTCTGCGACCAGGTGGCGGTGATGGATGCCGGCGTGATCGTCGAGCAAGGTTCGGTCGCCGATGTATTCCTGCATCCCAAGCACCCGACCACCAAGCGCTTCGTGCAGGAAAGCGAGCAGATCGACGAAAGCGAACAGCGCGACGACTTCGCTCACGTGCCGGGCCGTATCGTGCGTCTGACCTTCCAGGGCGAAGCGACCTACGCGCCGTTGCTGGGTACCGTCGCTCGGGAAACCGGTGTGGACTACAGCATCCTCGCTGGTCGTATCGACCGCATCAAAGACGTCCCTTACGGGCAACTGACCCTGGCCGTCACCGGCGGCGACATGGAGGCGGCGTTCGCCCTCTTCACCGCGGCTGACGTCCACATGGAGGTGCTGCGCTGA
- the katE gene encoding catalase HPII encodes MSTKKPAAPKSALAGTDTLDRGNTNAKLDSLEKFRSDATEQALRTNQGVKVSDNQNTLKVGARGPSLLEDFIMREKITHFDHERIPERIVHARGTGAHGFFQTYENHSVLTKAGFLQDPGQKTPVFVRFSTVQGPRGSGDTVRDVRGFAVKFFTDEGNFDLVGNNMPVFFIQDAIKFPDFVHAVKPEPHNDIPTGGSAHDTFWDFVSLQPESAHMVIWAMSDRAIPKSLRSMQGFGVHTFRLVNAEGKSRFVKFHWRPTAGTCSLVWDEAQKLAGKDTDYHRRDLWESIEIGDYPEWELGVQIVEEENEHDFDFDLLDPTKIIPEEIVPITPLGKMTLNRNPDNFFAETEQVAFCPGHIVPGIDFSNDPLLQGRLFSYTDTQISRLGGPNFHEIPINRPVAPFHNGQRDGLHRMTIDKGRASYEPNSIDGGWPKETPPAAQDGGFETYPERIDANKIRQRSESFGDHFSQARLFFHSMSKHEQEHIISAYSFELGKVDRLWIRERQVNEILANIDLELAKRVAQNLGLPAPKAGTVDVPKISLDRSPALSQANLLPENIKTRKVAILAANGVDGAAIDAMKKALAAEGAHAKLLGPTSAPVTTADGKSLPVDASMEGLPSVAFDAVFVPGGAASIKALSTDGVALHYLLEAYKHLKAIALHGEAKQLLDVLKLEVDAGLVVGADAKLIKPFFAAIGQHRVWDREPKAKAIPA; translated from the coding sequence ATGAGTACTAAAAAGCCTGCCGCACCTAAAAGCGCACTGGCCGGGACCGATACCCTGGACCGCGGCAACACCAACGCCAAGCTCGACAGCCTGGAGAAGTTTCGCTCCGACGCCACCGAACAGGCCCTGCGCACCAACCAGGGCGTGAAAGTCTCGGATAACCAGAACACCTTGAAAGTGGGTGCTCGCGGGCCGTCGCTGCTGGAAGACTTCATCATGCGTGAAAAAATCACGCACTTTGACCATGAGCGCATCCCGGAGCGCATCGTCCACGCCCGTGGCACCGGCGCCCATGGTTTCTTCCAGACCTACGAAAATCATTCGGTACTGACCAAGGCCGGATTCCTACAAGACCCAGGGCAGAAAACCCCGGTTTTCGTGCGCTTTTCCACGGTACAAGGCCCGCGCGGGTCAGGCGATACCGTGCGCGACGTACGAGGTTTTGCCGTGAAGTTTTTCACCGACGAAGGCAACTTCGACCTGGTGGGCAACAACATGCCGGTGTTCTTCATTCAGGACGCGATCAAGTTTCCCGACTTCGTCCACGCGGTCAAACCCGAGCCGCACAACGACATTCCTACCGGTGGTTCGGCCCATGACACGTTCTGGGACTTCGTTTCGCTGCAACCCGAATCGGCGCACATGGTCATTTGGGCGATGTCCGACCGGGCGATCCCGAAAAGCCTGCGCAGCATGCAGGGCTTCGGCGTGCATACGTTCCGCCTGGTGAATGCCGAGGGCAAATCGCGCTTCGTCAAATTCCACTGGCGCCCTACCGCCGGTACTTGCTCGCTGGTGTGGGATGAGGCGCAGAAGCTCGCCGGCAAAGATACTGACTACCACCGTCGCGATCTCTGGGAGTCGATCGAGATCGGGGACTACCCGGAATGGGAATTGGGCGTACAGATCGTCGAGGAAGAAAACGAGCACGACTTCGATTTCGACCTGCTGGATCCGACCAAGATCATTCCCGAGGAAATCGTTCCGATCACGCCGTTAGGCAAAATGACCCTCAACCGCAACCCGGACAATTTCTTCGCCGAAACCGAACAGGTTGCGTTCTGCCCCGGGCATATCGTGCCGGGGATCGATTTCTCCAACGATCCGCTGCTGCAAGGTCGGCTGTTTTCCTACACCGATACGCAGATCAGCCGACTCGGTGGGCCGAACTTTCATGAGATCCCGATCAATCGTCCGGTTGCGCCGTTCCACAACGGCCAGCGCGATGGCTTGCACCGCATGACCATCGATAAGGGCCGCGCGTCCTACGAGCCGAATTCGATTGACGGTGGCTGGCCGAAAGAAACCCCTCCGGCCGCGCAGGACGGCGGTTTCGAGACGTATCCGGAACGCATTGACGCGAACAAGATTCGTCAGCGCAGTGAGTCGTTCGGTGATCACTTTTCCCAGGCTCGCTTGTTCTTCCACAGCATGAGCAAGCATGAGCAGGAACACATCATCTCGGCCTACAGCTTTGAGCTGGGCAAGGTTGATCGGTTGTGGATTCGTGAACGTCAGGTCAACGAGATCCTGGCCAATATCGACCTGGAATTGGCCAAGCGTGTGGCGCAGAACCTTGGTCTTCCGGCACCTAAGGCCGGCACGGTGGACGTGCCGAAAATCTCGCTGGATCGCTCGCCAGCCCTGAGCCAGGCCAACTTGCTGCCAGAGAACATCAAAACGCGGAAAGTCGCGATCCTTGCGGCCAACGGCGTCGATGGTGCAGCGATTGACGCAATGAAGAAGGCATTGGCCGCAGAGGGGGCTCATGCGAAACTGCTTGGCCCGACGTCCGCACCGGTGACCACCGCCGATGGTAAATCGTTGCCGGTGGATGCGTCGATGGAAGGGTTGCCGTCCGTGGCCTTCGACGCGGTGTTCGTGCCGGGTGGCGCGGCGTCGATCAAGGCGTTGAGCACCGATGGCGTGGCGCTGCATTACTTGCTCGAGGCGTACAAGCACTTGAAGGCAATTGCGCTGCATGGCGAGGCCAAGCAGTTGCTGGATGTGTTGAAGCTGGAAGTGGATGCGGGACTGGTGGTTGGCGCGGATGCGAAGTTGATCAAGCCATTCTTCGCGGCGATCGGCCAGCACCGGGTTTGGGATCGGGAGCCTAAGGCCAAGGCGATTCCGGCCTAA
- a CDS encoding PA5502 family lipoprotein: MKPFASRYLLLVAFSLLLGACQSTPPTAPEVPDGRAAAIAQLEQNLASSELATAEDQLATLQAQSPDDPSLVQYQRQLAEAYLQRSQIVLQKGDVNAAATALSRARALMPKAPALTGGVNNAIVNARKAELDRAEAALMAAEAKPKAKVIDPTAESTTVALNLTDMGKLRRQLDAIAADVVNYECAVSIQAPRTQDYPWLATLLTKRVKKLDSEFELKIEKQILRNIPAQMVLSPRKP, translated from the coding sequence ATGAAGCCGTTCGCCTCCCGTTATCTGCTCCTTGTCGCATTTTCTCTGCTACTGGGCGCTTGCCAAAGCACGCCACCGACGGCCCCCGAGGTCCCCGATGGACGGGCCGCGGCCATCGCACAGCTGGAACAAAACCTGGCCAGCAGCGAACTGGCTACCGCCGAAGATCAGCTGGCTACCTTGCAGGCTCAATCGCCCGACGACCCAAGCCTTGTGCAATACCAACGGCAACTGGCCGAAGCCTATCTGCAACGTAGCCAGATCGTCCTGCAAAAAGGTGACGTCAACGCTGCCGCGACGGCCCTGAGCCGTGCCCGGGCGTTGATGCCCAAGGCCCCGGCGCTGACCGGCGGCGTGAACAATGCCATCGTCAATGCACGCAAGGCCGAGCTGGACAGGGCCGAAGCGGCGCTCATGGCGGCGGAGGCCAAGCCGAAAGCGAAAGTGATCGATCCGACGGCTGAAAGCACGACGGTTGCGTTGAATCTCACCGATATGGGCAAACTTCGCCGCCAACTGGATGCGATCGCCGCTGACGTGGTGAATTATGAATGTGCCGTGAGCATTCAGGCGCCGCGCACCCAGGATTACCCTTGGTTGGCAACGCTGCTGACCAAGCGAGTGAAGAAGCTGGATTCCGAGTTCGAATTGAAGATTGAAAAGCAGATCTTGCGCAATATTCCGGCGCAGATGGTTTTGAGTCCGCGTAAGCCCTGA
- the znuB gene encoding zinc ABC transporter permease subunit ZnuB, producing the protein MADFLLYALLAGLALALVAGPLGSFVVWRRMAYFGDTLSHAALLGVALGFLLDVSPTVAVTVGCLLLAVLLVTLQQRQPLASDTLLGILAPSTLSLGLVVLSFMHEVRIDLMAYLFGDLLAISPTDLAWILGGSAAVLALLVTLWRPLLAITVHEELATVEGLPVAALRLTLMLLIAVVIAVAMKIVGVLLITSLLIIPAAAAQRHARSPEQMALGASLLGMLAVCGGLALSWFKDTPAGPSIVVTAAALFLLSFVLPRRGV; encoded by the coding sequence ATGGCTGATTTTCTGCTCTACGCCCTGCTTGCAGGTCTGGCCCTGGCCTTGGTCGCGGGCCCGCTGGGTTCATTCGTGGTCTGGCGCCGCATGGCTTATTTTGGCGACACCCTGTCCCACGCGGCGTTGCTCGGCGTGGCGCTGGGCTTCCTGCTGGATGTCAGCCCTACAGTGGCCGTCACCGTTGGTTGCCTGCTTCTGGCGGTGTTGCTGGTGACTTTGCAACAGCGCCAACCGCTGGCGTCCGATACCCTTTTGGGAATTCTCGCACCGAGCACGCTCTCGTTGGGCCTGGTGGTACTAAGCTTCATGCACGAAGTACGGATCGACCTGATGGCCTATCTGTTCGGCGATCTGCTGGCGATCAGTCCGACCGACCTGGCCTGGATCCTCGGCGGTAGCGCGGCGGTACTGGCGTTGCTGGTGACGTTGTGGCGGCCATTGCTGGCAATCACCGTGCACGAAGAATTGGCCACGGTGGAAGGTTTGCCGGTAGCGGCATTGCGCCTGACGTTGATGTTGCTGATCGCCGTCGTGATTGCCGTGGCGATGAAAATCGTCGGTGTATTGCTGATTACGTCACTGTTGATCATCCCGGCGGCTGCGGCACAACGTCACGCCCGCTCGCCGGAGCAAATGGCACTGGGCGCGAGCCTGCTGGGCATGCTCGCGGTGTGTGGCGGCTTGGCGTTGTCGTGGTTCAAGGACACCCCGGCGGGCCCATCGATTGTGGTGACGGCCGCCGCGCTGTTTCTGCTGAGTTTTGTCCTGCCCCGTCGAGGGGTGTAG